Genomic window (Egicoccus halophilus):
ACCAGTCCGACGACGCGGACGAACCGGGTCCCGACCAGGCCACCCGCGACACCGGCGACGGGGGCGACCGTGCGGCCTGTGCCGTCGTCGCACCCGACGGCGACATGGACCAGGACGCCCAGGCGGACGCGGACGGGCTCGACGAGGACGAGGCGGCGGACGACGGGGCCGCGGACGACGAGGACGCCGACGACGTGGGCGCCGACGCGGACGACGAGGGCGGCGGCGAGGTCGACGACAGCCTCGGCAACGGGGAGGAGGCCGAGGACTGATCCTGCCGCCGGCGACGTCGGCGCAGCGACGCTCGGCGCCGGACTGGTCGGACGGCCACCGGCGAAAGATGGCGTCGACTGGCCAGGCGGTCGCTGCCATTCGTCCGGGCCGGTAGGTCAGACTCGGCGCACACCGCGAAGTGTGGAGTTTCGCGGTTCCCAGTTCGACGGAACGAAGCCGGTCGAACGTGACACGACGCGAGGAGTCGCCGTGCAGCCCATGCAAGCCCAGGCCCCCAAGGCCCAGAAGATCGTCCCGGTTCCCACACTGCGGTTCGACGACCCCATCCTGGCCGGACTCCGGCTGCGGGTGGACAAGGACGTCGCCACGCTCGGGCGCCGCGAGGACAACGGCTACGTGCTGCCCGACCCACGCGTCTCGCGCGTCCACGCGGAGATCCGCAAGGACGGCAACGTGCTCATCGTCACCGACCTCGGTTCGAGCTCGGGCACGAAGGTCAACAACGAGGCCATCGCCGGGCCGACCGTCGTCCGTCACGGCGACCGGATCAGCTTCGGCCCGCTGACCGCCACCCTCGAGGACCCCGCCGCTGCCATGCAGCGCGAGGACGCCACGATGGTGTTCGAGATGCCGAAGGTCGAGACCGGGCCGCACCTCTCGCCGCGCCAGCAGCAGGTGCTGGAGGGCATGGCCGAGGGGATGACCAATTCTGAGATCGGTGAACAGCTCGGCGTGACCGAGCGCACCGTCAAGGCCTACGCGCAGGAGCTCTACGACAAGCTCGGCGTGCGCAACCGCGCCGGTGCCGTGTCGCAGGGCGTCAAGCTCGGGCTGCTCTGACCGCTGGCGCCCGACGGGCGCCGTGCGGCGGGAAGTCTCCGACGGGCCGGGCAGGCGACTGCCCGGCCCGTCGCCTGCGTGCCCGGGCTCGCCCCGGACGCCGGTGCCGAGGTCGGGGGGAAGGGTGGCTCCACCCACGCGTGGTCGTCCGCCAGGGGACCGAACGGCCGGCGCCCCCGTCGGTTCGACCGGTGGGCAGGCGCCTCGCGTGCGCGCACACTCGTCGTGCGTCCCGAGCGGCCCCCCGAGCAGCCCCAGCGAGACTGGTGGCCGGTTCGGGACCGGCGGATCCCCACGATCTCCCTCCGTCAGCAGCACCCGCTCCATCTGCACCACCTCTCCCACGAGAACGAGCCGGGCCCCGTGCCCGGCTCGTTCGCGTCGTGCCACGGTTCCGGCCTGCTGCCGGCGGCCGCGCACAGCGGTCACAGGCGCAGCAGCGCCGTGCTGAGCATGGCTGCGAGCACGACGACGAGGAACGGGGCGCGCAGGGCGACGGCGAGCACGGCGACGCCCACCCCGGCGAGACGGGCGTCGAGCACCAGACGGGTGCCGTCGGCGACGGTCTGCACGGCCACCAGGGCGGCCAGCAGGGCGACGGGCAGCATGGCGGCGACGCGGCGCACCCGTGGATCCTCGAGCACACGATCGGGCACGGACAGACCAGCCAGCTTGACGAGGTAGCAGCCGAGCGAGCCGGCGACGACCGCCGTCCACAGGGCGGCCGCGCTCACGACTCGCCCTCGTCGGGGGGCTCGGCAGCGGTTCCGACCACCGGGCGCTCGCGGCCGAACAGCGCGATGACCGCCGCCACGGCGGCCGCCACCAGGACCGGCATGCCGGCCGGCACGAACGGCACCACGGCGATGGCCGTGAGCGCGGCCACCACCGCCACCACCCATGCCGGCACGTCGCGCAGGCGAGGGGCGAGCAGGGCGACGAACGCGGCCGGCCCGGCGACGTCCAGACCGAACGCGGCCGGGTCCTCGAGCAGGTCGGCGCCGACCGCACCGATCACGGTGCCGAGGTTCCACAGCACGAAGACGGCCACGCCCGTGGCCCAGAAGCCGACGCGCGAGCGTGCCGCGTCCGGCTGCGCCACGGCCATCGCGGCGCTCTCGTCGATGACCAGCTGCGAGGCGAGCAGCCGTCGCGGACCACGGGTGTGCAACAGCGAGCTCAACCGCAGGCCGTACAGCGCGTTGCGGGTGCCCAACAGCACGGCGGTCGCCGCGGACGCCAGCGGACCACCACCCGCGCCCACGACCCCGACCAGGGCGAACTGCGAGGCACCGGTGAACATCAGCAGCGACAGTGCCACGGTCTGCGGCAGGCTCAGCCCGGCGGCGACCGCGATGGCACCGTAGGACAGCCCGAAGGTCCCGGTCGCCACGCCGATGCCGACCGCGTCGCGCACGATCGCGCGGCGGTCGGCGGCAGGGACGGTGGACGTGGACAAGGGCACCACCAGCGTTGGTCGGACGGCGGCGCACGGTATCGGTCACGGTCCGACGGCCGCGCCCGTCGGGCGGCAGCGAGCCGACCGGCGGCTTGGCTGAGGACCCCGAGCGGAGGAGAGGCCACGTGACCGTCGTACTCGCGCTGCGTTGCACGGACGGGCTCGTCATCGGAGCCGACACCCAGATCACCGAGAACGACCGCGGCATGAGCTATCCGGCGCAGAAGCTGCACGCGCTGGGCTCGCACGCCGCCTGGGGTGGCAGTGGCGCCCGCGGCGTGCTCAACGACCTCGCCGCCGACCTGCACGAGTCCTCGGGAACGGTGCTCGAGGCCACGGACGTCGGCCGGGCACTGCAGGCACGGACCCTGCCGATCCTGCGCCACCACTACGACAACTTCATCGAGGACGTCCCGGGCGAATCGCTCGGCGCCACGCCGTCGGCCTACGTCCTGGCCGCCGGCTACACCCGCGACGAGCCCTGGATGGTGGAGATCAACCCGACCGGCCTGGTGAGCCGGTACGAGGACATCGGCTTCCACGCCATCGGCAGTGGGGCGCCCATGGCGCAGCAGGCGGGTGCCCTGCTGGCGCACTTCCGCATGGTCAAGCGTCCGGTCCGCTACGGCCTGATGGGGATCGTGCGGGTGATCGACGCCCTGACCGTCACCTCGCCGAGTGTCGGCGGCCCGATCGACGTGTGTCGCGTGACGCCTGACGGTGCGCACCACCTCGATGACGACGAGATCGCCGAGGCCCACGACGACGTCGCGCACTGGCAGCAACGCGAACAGGAGACCCTCGACGGTCTGTTCGACTGAGGCGTCGGAGGTCCGCCTCGACGGCCCGCTACGGTCGGCGCCCGGCGAGCGGCGAGGAGCACCGCCCTGGACACGCTGGAGTTGTTGGACGCGCTGGTCGGAATGGACACGACCGCCCGGCACCCGAACCTGCACCTGCTCGGGTTCATCGAGGCGCTGCTCGACGACCACGGTGTTCCGCACGAGCGCGTGTGGAGCCCCGACGGCACCTGCGCCAACCTGATCGCCCGCATCGGCCCGGCGGTCGAGGGCGGGGTCGTGCTGTCGGGCCACACCGACTGCGTCCCGGTCGCCGGCCAGCCCTGGAGCCGGGACCCGTTCGCGATGCATGCCGCCGACGACGGCCGTCTGTACGGCCGTGGCGTCGCGGACATGAAGGGCTTCCTCGCCGTGGTGCTGGCGGCGCTGCCGAGCATGCTGGCGGCCGATCTGCGGCGACCGGTGATCCTCGCGTTCTCGTACGACGAGGAGGTCGGCACGGTGGGGGCGCCGAGCCTCGTCGAACGGCTCGTGGCCACTCAGCCGCGCCCCGAGTCGGTCGTCATCGGTGAGCCGACCTCGATGGAGGTGGTCACCGCCCACAAGGGCGTGCGGGCCTTCACCACGGTCGTCGACGGCCGCGACGCCCATTCGAGCCAACCCCAGCGGGCCGCGAACGCGGTCGCGGCCGCGGCGCGCATCGCGACGTTCCTCGACGACCTCGCGATCCGGCTCGAGACGGCTGCCGCCGACGAACGCTTCGATCCGCCCCACACCACCGTCAACCTGGCCACGATCGAGGGTGGTCAGGCCATCAACATCGTGCCGCGCCGGTGCGAACTCGCCTGGGAGTACCGGCCGGTCCCCGCCGACGACTCGGAGGCGATCCTCGACGAGGTCCGCCGCTTCGCCGACCAGGAGGTGCTGCCCCGGCTGCGACGCGGCAGCGGTGACGGGCGGATCGAGTTCGTGGTCGACGCGATGGCCCGGGCGTTGGCCGACGAGGACGGCGGCCCGGCCGAGACGTTGTGCCGCGGACTGACCGGCTACACCGGGCCGTCCCGTACGGTCGCGTTCGGCACCGACGGTGGCCACTTCCAGGCCGCGGGACTGTCCACGGTCGTCTGCGGGCCCGGATCGATCGACCAGGCCCACGTCGCCGACGAGTGGATCGAGCACGCCCAGCTGCAGGCGGCCGAGGCCTTCGTCGCCGGACTGCTCGAGCGTCTGTCGAGCTGAGGCCCGCACACGCGCGGCCGTCGGGAGCGCACCGCGTTCGCGGGTCCGTGCGACGACGTGGTTGAGTGCCGCGGGCCGCCGTCGTCAGGAGCCGCCGTGGACGCCGAGACCCGGATCACCGAGCTGCTGGTCCGCGCCGACGAGATCGTCAAGGCGGCCCCCGCCCGCCGCGACGAGTCGGCCGTCATCGGTCAGGCGGGAGAGGTCCTCGAACGCGCTCGTGACCTGCTCGACGAGGTGACCGACGACGAGCGCCGCCGCGCGTTGGCCTCCCAGGTCTCGCGCCGCATCGGCGATCTGGACCGTGCGCTCGTGGCCTCGTTCGCGGGACCCTCGCCCGGCGTGCGGAGGGCACCGACCCGGGGCGTCGAGCCGGCACGGATACCGCCCAACCAGCACCTGACCGCCGGCTTCCCGGTGCTGCACGTGGGCCGGATGCCCGACACGCCCGACCAGCGCTGGACGTTGACGGTGACCGGACAGGTCGTCGAGCGTCGCCGCTGGTCGCTGGCCCAGCTGCAGGCGATGCCGACGGTCACCGACCGCAGCGACTTCCACTGCGTCACCGGATGGTCCCGCCTCGACAACGACTGGACCGGTCTGCGCGTCCGGGACGTGCTGGAGCTGGCCGGCGCACGACCGGGGGCGACGCACGCGATCGTGGCCGGGCACCCCGCCTACACCACCAACCTCGACCTCGAGGTGCTCCGCCGAGACGACGTGCTGCTGGCCTGGGCCCACGACGGTGAGCCGCTGACGCGGGAGCACGGCGGTCCGTTGCGGCTGGTCGTCCCGAGTCGGTACGGCTGGAAGAGCGTCAAGTGGGTGACCGAGATCCGTCTGCTCGACCGTGACGTCCCCGGCTACTGGGAG
Coding sequences:
- the argE gene encoding acetylornithine deacetylase, with amino-acid sequence MDTLELLDALVGMDTTARHPNLHLLGFIEALLDDHGVPHERVWSPDGTCANLIARIGPAVEGGVVLSGHTDCVPVAGQPWSRDPFAMHAADDGRLYGRGVADMKGFLAVVLAALPSMLAADLRRPVILAFSYDEEVGTVGAPSLVERLVATQPRPESVVIGEPTSMEVVTAHKGVRAFTTVVDGRDAHSSQPQRAANAVAAAARIATFLDDLAIRLETAAADERFDPPHTTVNLATIEGGQAINIVPRRCELAWEYRPVPADDSEAILDEVRRFADQEVLPRLRRGSGDGRIEFVVDAMARALADEDGGPAETLCRGLTGYTGPSRTVAFGTDGGHFQAAGLSTVVCGPGSIDQAHVADEWIEHAQLQAAEAFVAGLLERLSS
- a CDS encoding sulfite oxidase-like oxidoreductase, which translates into the protein MDAETRITELLVRADEIVKAAPARRDESAVIGQAGEVLERARDLLDEVTDDERRRALASQVSRRIGDLDRALVASFAGPSPGVRRAPTRGVEPARIPPNQHLTAGFPVLHVGRMPDTPDQRWTLTVTGQVVERRRWSLAQLQAMPTVTDRSDFHCVTGWSRLDNDWTGLRVRDVLELAGARPGATHAIVAGHPAYTTNLDLEVLRRDDVLLAWAHDGEPLTREHGGPLRLVVPSRYGWKSVKWVTEIRLLDRDVPGYWEERGYHDVGDPFLEQRFR
- a CDS encoding AzlC family ABC transporter permease, whose amino-acid sequence is MPLSTSTVPAADRRAIVRDAVGIGVATGTFGLSYGAIAVAAGLSLPQTVALSLLMFTGASQFALVGVVGAGGGPLASAATAVLLGTRNALYGLRLSSLLHTRGPRRLLASQLVIDESAAMAVAQPDAARSRVGFWATGVAVFVLWNLGTVIGAVGADLLEDPAAFGLDVAGPAAFVALLAPRLRDVPAWVVAVVAALTAIAVVPFVPAGMPVLVAAAVAAVIALFGRERPVVGTAAEPPDEGES
- a CDS encoding proteasome protein; the encoded protein is MTVVLALRCTDGLVIGADTQITENDRGMSYPAQKLHALGSHAAWGGSGARGVLNDLAADLHESSGTVLEATDVGRALQARTLPILRHHYDNFIEDVPGESLGATPSAYVLAAGYTRDEPWMVEINPTGLVSRYEDIGFHAIGSGAPMAQQAGALLAHFRMVKRPVRYGLMGIVRVIDALTVTSPSVGGPIDVCRVTPDGAHHLDDDEIAEAHDDVAHWQQREQETLDGLFD
- a CDS encoding FHA domain-containing protein, with amino-acid sequence MQAQAPKAQKIVPVPTLRFDDPILAGLRLRVDKDVATLGRREDNGYVLPDPRVSRVHAEIRKDGNVLIVTDLGSSSGTKVNNEAIAGPTVVRHGDRISFGPLTATLEDPAAAMQREDATMVFEMPKVETGPHLSPRQQQVLEGMAEGMTNSEIGEQLGVTERTVKAYAQELYDKLGVRNRAGAVSQGVKLGLL
- a CDS encoding AzlD domain-containing protein — its product is MSAAALWTAVVAGSLGCYLVKLAGLSVPDRVLEDPRVRRVAAMLPVALLAALVAVQTVADGTRLVLDARLAGVGVAVLAVALRAPFLVVVLAAMLSTALLRL